CAGAGAAATCTTGGAACTAGAATCTATCACGGCGAAGGGATCGGGCTTCGGTTCGACGAtcgttgaagatgtttcACTGGCGATGCTTCGCACACCGAGGGGAAAAGTCGCTCTTTGCAAGGCAGGTTGAGGCCATGGTGCTCGGAAaagttggccttgacatctCAGCTGCCGTAGGCTATGTGTAAACGTCGACATGATGGCCAATTCGGAGGAAGGCCCCGTCGGTATCGTATTGGACCACGAGGTTCACTGACGGTCCAAAAAACTTCACGGGAATTCAAGGTCCATCACGGGCTAGCTGAGTCGGTGAGGTCACGTGGAGAGGACGGATGTTCGAATAGGTACAGATAGACTTATCTATGCGCCACAGATTTCACCCGCCACACTGCATCACAGCCACGTCTTTCGCAGTTTACTGGGTATTGCTCGTTGCTCGGGCAGTAAGGCAGGACCCCACTAGCGCGGGGCAAGCAATTTGACACACTTATTAGAAAAAAACTtcccctcctcttttttctcctcctcattccTCCTTCGTCTCTTTGTCTGTCAACTGGTTCGTTCTCAGCTGCCTCAGCAAAGCAATCAAGATGGCTTTCGGAACTCTCTTCACCCGCGAGGTACATACTCTCGAGCATTGAAATTGAATCTGAATTTGCTGCAAGTTCAAACAAAGAGCGTCGTTACTGACTGGTCTTGGTTCTTCCAGAACAACTGCCGTTCTACCGCCATCCGCGCGGTCGCTAAGGCCAACGACATCGAGCTCAACATCgttgaggccgagaagggCAACGCTACCGTTGAGCacctcaaggccaacggtCTCGGCAAGATCCCTGCCTTCATTGGCGAGGATGGTTTCGCTCTCTCTGAGtgcattgccattgccatctaCAGTAAGTGAAGCTGTGCGCGATGCGTGCCTAATCTGGCACCacttttcttccttcttacCCCTCCCTTGCGAGTGATGACCTAGCATTATTATACAGTTATCCCTGTCTGAAATGTCTTTTTCAAGAGCTATTGTGTGGATATCGCCTAACTTCTGACCCTGCAACCCAATTCCTTGTCTATGTTGTCAGCTTTGTCGGGATCTTTGCTAACCCCGCTATAGTCACCTCCCAGAACGAGAAGACCACTCTTCTCGGCAAGACCAAGCAGGAGTATGTTCATGTCAACGGCCCTTGAGAAGTTCTCTCGCTAACTATCCAAAGCTATGCTTCTATCCTGAAGTGgatgtccttcttcaactccgAGATCCTTCCCAGCCTCATCGCTTGGTTCGGTCCCCTCAAGGGCGACGCTCCCtacaacaagaagaacgtcGATGATGCCTCCAAGGCTTCCCTGAAGGCTTTCTCCGTTGTCGAGGAGCACCTCATCCGCAACACCTTCCTTGTTGGCGAGCGCATCACCCTTGCCGACCTCTTCGCTGCTGGCATCGCCGTCCGTGGCTTCCAGTACTTCTTCGACAAGCAGTGGCGTGAGGAGAACCCTGCCGTCACTCGATGGTTCGAGACTGTCCGCGCTCAGCCCATCTTCGCcgaggttgctgagaaggttgagctcctcgagaCTCCCGCTCTTACCAACACTCCccccaagaagcctgagcAGCCCAAGAaagaggccaagaaggaggccgcCCCCGCCGCTGAGGCTGCTCccgctgctgaggaggctcCTGCTGCccccaaggccaagcacCCTCTCGAGGCTCTCGGTCGCCCCTCTTTCCCTCTCGATGAGTGGAAGCGCCAGtactccaacatcaaggacCACAACGAGGCCATGAAGTACTTCTGGGAGAACCTGAACTTCGAGGAGTACTCCATCTGGAAGGTTGACTACAAGTACAACGAGGAGCTTACCCTCACCTTCATGTCAAACAACCTGAttggtggcttcaacaaCCGTCTTGAGGGTTCCCGCAAGTACATCTTCGGATGTGCTGCCGTCTACGGCGAGAACAACGACTCCGTCATCCAGGGTGCTTTCGTCATCCGAGGCCAGGAGCACGTTCCCGCCTTCGATGTCGCCCCCGATTGGGAGAGCTACAActtcgagaagctcgacCCCTCCAACCCCGAGCACCGGCAGTTCGTCTCGGATGCCTGGGGCTGGGAGAAGCCCATCACCGTGAACGGCAAGGAGTACAAGCTTGCTGACGGCAAGGTCTTCAAATAAACAAATcaaaaaaaggaaaaagaaaacaagagcgatgatgataatggctTATGGTTAAATGGTTGGGAGGGTAAATGAGTTTATGATACTTTATGCCTCATGAAGGCCCTGCCGGCTGGCAATTCCCTATGTAGTACCCAAAAGAACGAAGAGCTGTCTGTTACTTATAGACAATTGAAAggaactttttttttttgagATCAAGTTTTATGTGTCGCCTTTGGCAATGACCATTTATGTTCTATCATCAACACGCTATGAAGTTGTATCTCATGAGGCCTCGGGCCTCGGGTATCTCTAAATGAATCTAAACCGTCTATGATATCCTGcgattcatcttcttcctgataCTTCCCAAGTTGGCGCATGGTCAAACCTGACTAGGCTGCATGCTCTGGCAAGACATAGACTGGATCAAGCTTGAAAGGTGACTGTCTTACAAAGCGGCTGATATCCGCCTGGTAGGCCAGTTCATTCAGATAATCGTGAACCTGAGGTAAGACATTGGGCATCTCCGTGGACAGACCGGAGAACTCAGGAAGAGTAAGCGTGTTGAATGGTTCACTCCGGCCCTTCTCTAACGAGTCGTCAACCAAAATAGTGTTGCTCTGATTCCAAAGGCCTCCCTTATGAGCCTGGGGATGAGCAGCCCTCACCCGCGGATTAGTCCATACGGTCGTGAGGCGTTTGTATACTTGCACTTTTGCGTTATAATCACCCTCTGACAGACCAAAAGAATCACGACCCCAAACGACAAGAACCCGTTCGCGCTGTTCAGGTGTGAGGAGCTGTTCAACCATCTTGTTGACGTTTTCAGGGCGGGCTGAGGACCAAATCGCAACATGGAAAGTGTCGAGGCAGTATTTCATGAAGGTCTTTGCATGAGGTCGCTCGACGAAGTCGAAGGGCCGGCGCTTGTTGGGCCGATAGAGGAGAGTACCGTTGAGGTCCATTATGATGAGAATGCGACGCGGTTGAGGGAGTTTTTCGGGGCTGAGGTTCGCTTGGGCCATATATTCGGGCGTAGGGTTGGGAACACCTCCAGAGGCTTTGCTTGGGATCTTGTGGGGTGACGAAGAGCGACGTTGAACTGGAAGGGCCTGGATCATTGCCCTGGGGCCTTTGGGGATTCTAAGAGGAGTTAGTGACCTGGTATGGAAAGATTCTATGCTACCTTATGAGTTTCAGAGGCTCTCGATACGTCCACAGGCGAATTCAGTCTTGTTCCAGACAAAAGTCCCAACTGATAGACTATACATTCCCAAAGTCTTTCGGAGCGTTGGAATGCCTCCAGGAGCCTCATGGAATATTTGAGATAGATCTCTTGAACGTACTTTGCATCTGCACCAGctttattcttcttcttggggcCTTTGGGCGCATTCTTGGGCGCATCACCCTGTCTGGGTTGCGCCAAAGTGAGGCCTGGTATTTTAATCGGCCTGGATGACGACCCATTCGGCACGACGAGTTCTTTATATCCtgtcatggctgaagctgggagaagaaaagaagcatCCTGTGTTGGTGAAGTCTTTGGTGCTGTCGAGTTGAATGGCAGTGGAGAAGTAAAGCTAAAGTCAAAGAATTAAGGAGTACGGGATGTACCAAAGAATATAAAATTACGATTCTTCACCAAATGGCGAACGGTGCCCAGCATGGggaaaggaggaagagaggcgCATTAACCAAAGAAGAATACGATTTGCGATACAAACATTTGGCTTTTCTTAACTTTAGCGGCCGAAATCGCGGGGCAGCAGGGGGTGGGCCTAGACCCATTTATGCAAATCATTAAATAGAGGGACCATAACAGCACTTTTAGGCTGTTCACGTACTGTGTCACTGCGCTATAAGAGGCTGCTTGAGACTGCAGGGCCTAGTAGACTCTATTATGTAGCGACCATAATACTCCATTTTCTAAAaagtcttgatcttgaggtgcCAAAAGTTTGACCAGTAACCATGTCAGGATACGTTCAATGCAGATTCACTTACCGGGGCGCTAAGATAAGGCTTCTTCGTGGGGCTTATCAAAGCTGGAAAATAAAAAAGTTCCCAGCGCCGCCATGATCAAACATTGAACAGCAGTTATTCAATTGCATACAGCAGCACAACATGGCTTTCAAGCGCAAAACGTCATCTTCATTTGGACTGGAGAGAAGAGTGCGACCGAGGAGAGAGGATGAGTGGGTAGAAGAGCCAGAGAGCCAAGGTTCCTCAagtgaggacgatgatgatggtgatgaggtggaggagcagggTATTCGAGGCGCATCTTctgacgaggatgaagaggaagatcaagaatctGAAGAAGGTTCGGAAGATGAATCAGAGGTAAGCCCATTACGTCTCTCCTCGAAAACACAGTGCTGACTATACCACAGCCCGAGCAAGACACGCCAAAAATAGACCTCTCATCAGTCTCATTTGGAGCTCTCGCAAAAGCACAAGCATCATTGCCATCTGCTGGTCGCAAATCAAAATCGAAGAAATctgccgatgaagaggcccCAAAAACAGAAACACCGGCGCCCAGGAAATCCACCAAATCAAAGGACGACCCCAAGCCCAAACGATCTTCCAAACACGCCCCGCAAGAACaaacctccaagaagcccgtATCTCGCCGCCGTGAGATCCTCCCAGATAACCGGCGCCAATACCGCGATCCTCGCTTCGACCCTCTAGTAGGCCGCGTCGACGAAGAGAAAGCTAGCAAAGCCTACGCCTTCCTAGACGAATACCGCGACAAGGAGATGGCCGACCTTCGCGCacagatcaagaagactaAAGACTCCTACGAGAAGGACAATCTAAAGCGCCAACTCCAATCCATGGAATCTCgcaagaaggccaacatGCGAAgacaggaggaagagaggtTGCTGAAGGAGCATcgccagaaggagaaggagcttgTGGCGCAGGGCAAGACGCCGTTTtacctcaagaagagcgagcagaagaagcagctgcTTGTGAATAGATATGAGGGCATGAGTAAGGGACAGGTTGATAGGGCGAttgagaggaagaggaagaaggttgctggtaaggagaagaaggagttggACTTTTTGCAACGGGGATCTCGACCACGAGGATAGTCGAGTTCAAGGTCGGAATTTTACAGCAAACTGGAGATCAGTCAAGCGGTTGGACTTGTACGAGTTGCATCCTAGGAGATGTCGTTCGATGATCTCGAAGAGCCGTTCGCACTATCGTTCTGGCTCCATTTGCCCACCTACGCATACATCAGACATAGCGAAATTGCATTTCAGAACAATCATCTTGGTCTATACACGCCACTCGTGATCCAGTTTAGCCCACAATCGCTTCCCAGTGTCCCTCTCTCCAATGATCCAACCTTCATCCCCTTCGGCAAAAAGGGGCAGAAACAGCAAAAGGgaaaacatacaacagcggggattcgctggtcgtcaccgacccaactactaatccgcccctTACCAGCTTatctatgggagagcggacgggatcccgagTTCTCTGAtaggtatggtcgtatgtgatCGTCATGGCTGCAGTATCAATTTATAAAGAGAGTCTGTTGGAGCTGTCGGCATACCATACGACCATTTTAGCGGGACAAACCAGAAGGACCACCATCGTATACAAAAATAGTATATGCTAGTGGGCGAGATGTCCGAGACAATAGAAGTTTACCGATCAGGTAAAAGATGCATAGGTATCGGTCGACACTAAAGAAATACACAACAGTGTGTAGTCGTGAGCTGCCACCAATGCAACTGACAAGTGGCCACCTGTGTGAATTGGGACACTGCTCCACTACTTACCCTGGGTATCTCATACTTGGTACGCCATTCTTGATTGTCGTAATGTTTGTACTCACGAAGGACAACCCAAGACATCACAGGCACACAAATGGATGTGGGGGCAACGCAGCTACAACGTCAATTAACGGGTAACTATGGGTCTGGTCTGCCGTTAAAATCCGTGATTGGCCCGATTGTGTGTAAGTGTGTCGTACAGATTGTAATCATACGGCCTGGCTAGGTACCTAATTGCTGAACAGAAGTCTAGGGATATTGTCTATTGCCGTGTCGTGTTTTCTCTTGATAGTAAACAAACACTTTGCTCATGCCAAATCATCTCGCGTTCGTCTCGAATAACACGCCTGCAGGTATCACATCAAATGTACATTCCACAAGGAATCAACATGTACGCCTTTACTCACAATACATTTCGAGCCTTATAGTCATTGCTCTGATATTGAATAGCCTGCCTTTGCCAGGAGATTATTCCTCGTATTCTTCCTCGGGCAATATCACTACCTCATCCAGTCCGCAAATTTCCTACATCTTGTTAGCTTCCAGTCAAGCAGAAGACGACCGAGACGTATATTTACCTTCCGCTTTCGTTTGAAATCTGTATAGAAAGAGTTCCATATTATCCTTGCCGCACAGTCCTCTGCACCATCTGCCAAAGTCGTGCAGTTGGGTTGTGACTGGAGGCGAAGTTCCTCATCCGTTTGTATCCATGGCTTGGAAACCGGCCAGTCCGAAAAATGGACGAGTTTGGCTTCGTTGTAGACAGTGACGGGATCCCAAGGCTCAGTGTCAGAGCCGAGATACCTCTTGTGATCGTTTGCACGGAACTCGCCCGTTAGCAAGTCATAGGGACGATGCGGGAGGACAAGAGCACTCTCGCGATACAGGTAGTTCACAATCTCCATATCAAAGTCGTTCTCAGAGGCAGAGTCCACCTTGGCCATAATGCGAGCAAATTCCTTTTCTGAAGGTTGGAGAAGTATTACCTGAGATGAGaggatctccttctcaggaAACAGCCAGTAAGCTCTTGGCATAGCTACTGGTGCTGGGGGCGAAAGGAATAGTTCATCCATGTTTTGCAAGAGCGTGGAATCAGAATCGATAGAAAGCACGCGGCTGTATTGGGTCTGATTAAAAGCGAGGAGCTTTGTGTATGAATCAGCCCAGGTATCTAAAGACGGCATTAGTTAGCCTGGTTCCTGGATAAGAATTGGGCCTAGATGAAGTGATGAGGGTACTGTTTACTATCTTTATTATCCTTGTGCTGGACTGTAATGGGAACGAGCTTGACTCGATATTCATCGCGAGCCTTGATAAGCAATTGGGTATCCACAGAACTGCCGTTATTTGCCTCGAACATGTGAGAAGGATACATCATCACTCTGTCGGCACGACTGGAAAAACGGTGCAATGACTCAAAGAGCATGACCGAGTTACAGAGATAGTCGCTGTTGGTGACATATTGGGTGTAGGCGAAGCGCGACCAATCGACCTCTATCGAGCCACGGTATTTCAAGGGCTCCTGGTAGAGAAATCCATTAATTGAGAAGAAGTAGAACAAAAAGACGACAAAAATGACTCCCGCAGCCCATCGATATCGTTTTGGCGCCATCAAGCTCGGCGGGAATGAAGGCGTCAGTTCAGATAGTAGCTTTGCCATTTGTTTCGTGGGGCACAATATCTGAGTTATAGATGCTGATCTCGAGGCTTTCAGCGAGGGAATTTAGGTGATCTAGCAACTGGATTGCGGAAATAGTGAGCGAGTGGTGAGTGCGATGAGCCTATGTATCTAGATAAGAGAGTGGTTAAGGAGTCTATCCTTGTGTGATTATACAGTATTGTCAGGCAGACATAAGCTGAAGTCTAGGTACTGAACGATTCAGAGGAAAatggaaaaagaagatgaagaaggaagtAAGAATGCGAGTGAAATTCAGAAGCCAACTAACAACTGCTGTCCAACAGAAGGAATGAAATGAATACTGCGGCGTGCCACTTAATTAAGCAAAGACCCTCTGCAAAGATACTTTTGGACCAGGCGCTTAGATAGGTATGTATCAACCCTGCATGATTTGCGATACCTACTTGAACTAGCCTAGTCGCAACAAGAGATAATATACGATTTGCCAATCGGAGGAAGCTCTTGGGTCCCCTAGTCGTTGTTTTCATCTGCCGTGTTCCGACGATCAAGACGTCCTAATATTGTCCATTCAACGGAGAACATTATCTCTATATCTAAAGTATAAGCTTGACCTATAAAAGTACTTTAGCTTAAGATATATGGACATGGCTTAAGTTTCTTCTAATGTAGTTTATTTGTTGTCTCAGATGAGGATTGCGTGTTTGTGAGCTAATCACATGTTTGCTTTTCTGTCTAAGCGCTGTCATAAAAGACACTGCATTGTCATTCATACTGACATGAGACTATCCGAGCATACAGTATCGTTCATCAGCTGATCTTTCTGCATGTCTTAGCGATCTATTTTTATTGTTGCTGGTAAAACAGAGAGGCTAACTTGGACATGTCAACTCTTCTATGTTCTCTACAATGAGTCTTTCAGTAGTAGAGACTCACTCTGCATCCTTGCACGCATATCGATCTTATGTATGCTAATTATGCTCTTGCAAGCTTAATTAGGGACGTCAAGCACGTATATGTTTTTGGCCATGTCATGCCATAGCTCATCACACATGAACCAAAGCATATGTTATGTTCCGATAGTATCACAGCCCTGAAGTCAGCAGATTCCATAAAAACCTTCCATCCTTTTTCCATGTATTGTAAACCGGGCAGAATCCTATGCTTCCTACTGTATCTGATAATAGCGACTCATCACGACTGTGCAGAGCCGCCAGCCTACTGCAACGCTCACACAGGTTGCAATGATACAGTAATGCTTCATGGACGCAAATGGAATATGATGAATGTTTGTGATCAATCCCTCCCGAGTTACGCTGTGTCTCGTGCTCCCTTCCACAGTCTAGCGTGTGCTGTGTAGGTTGGAAGTTGAACATGACTCTTTTGCAAACTTACTTATCATGACGCCTCTTCAAGTTGAGCCTCAACCGGGTACATATGCTGTTTGTCTTACCATGCATGGCCTTTTGTTTGCAACAGTCAATGATCGTTCTGCTGCTACTACGAGCCAAAGCGTGATGCCATGTATAAAATACTGCAGGATACCACTTAACCTCTCCGCGGTCTATTCACCCCCTGTTCAAACTTCTTATTAGCAGCTTTGTTCCCCCCTCTCCATGCCCGGCATGACAACATCTTCTCCCCCACCTCTGAATGAACACCCCAGACCTACCAAAGACGAAGGCGAGGGCAGGACCAGACTGTTTTTTGACGAGGTCATTAGACGTGGCGTCCTTTTCAATGCCGAAAGACCCAAACATCCAGAAGCCCAGATCATTGTGCCACGCCAAgtcagcttctcctccttgccaGAGTCTGGCCTCACAGACCACCAACTTATCCATGAATTCATATCCATCATTGCGGAGAGTACTAAATCGAATTCTCCAAACTTTTTGGGATCTTCTGATGCTGCAATGTGCCCTGCTGCAATGGGGGCAGCCCTCTTGATACCACTTCTGAACCAAAACATGGCGGACCCAGAGACTTGTCCACCAAGAGCGACGTTTGTTGAGATGGAAGTCATACACTGGCTACGTGTGGCGCTTGGATATCCTGTACTTGGAGCTTACACCAGAGCCATGGATGTCGGCGGAATCTTTACGCCTGGCGGATGTCTCTCAAATACTGTCGCGCTTTTGGCTGCGAGAGAAAAGTGTTTCCCCGGATCACGCTTGATCGGTATTCCAGTGCTGCCGAGCAAGATCCGTGTGTTGGTACCAGATATCACAGAGAATCACTCAATACGCTCAGCCATTGCGATGATGTcccttggagaagagaatgcCACACCCGTTCCCGTCAATGCTGAGTGTCATatggatcaagaagctttAAAACGGATTATCGACCAAGAGGGGAAATTGGGGAATATCGTCATGGCCTGTGTTGCATATGCAGGTGATCCAACGTTTATGAGGATCGACGATTTACATGGTCTATCGCAGATCCTCCAAGAGAAAGATATCTGGTTCCATGTTGACGCCTCTCACGGCAGCCAACTTGTTTTTTCAGAACGACATCGTTATAAGCTGCGAGGCATTGAAAAAAGCAGATTCGATCACGGTTGATCCGCAGCAAGCAATGCTAATTCCCTACGACTGCTCTTTGGTCCTTTTTCGAGAGCCCAGTACCCAAGCCGCCTTGTCAACCGACCGAGACTCAGTCTCCAACGCGCAGTGGTCGTTTGGGGGTACTGGACCCTTCACTGGATCTAGAGCTTTTAATTCATTGAAGATTTGGTCCTCGATCAAAAGTCATGGAAAGAACAGCATGGGACGGATGATTGATGACAGACTTGAACTCACCAACGCGATCCAGTTGGAAGTTCAACACCGGCCAAACCTCCTACTTCTGGGCAGAACCGACATCAACTCCTGCATGTTAATATACGTCCCTGCGAGTGTGCAGCGATACTGTCTTGAACAAAACATTTGTCTCTCAGACGCAGACTTGGAGAAAGTCAACCAGCTGAATCTACACATCCAAGATATAATCCACCGAGAACGTGTTTACTATATCCATGGGTTTCCTCTGCAACACTGCCCGCATAGCCGCTTCATCGAGCCGGGAAAGAGAGTCTTTGTCCTACGGACCTTGAATGGGAATCCTCAATCAACCATAGATAATGTGAGAGGACTGCTGGACAGAATCGAAAACTTGGGACGGTTTCTTCTCATAGATCGCCAGTACATATGTATGGGAGACACTGCTAGCTCGCCAACAAATCGTCTAcaaagagctgaaagaaagCTAACTCAGAAGCTGTATGATTTATTCGACAACAATGACTTTGTAGCTGTTATCTACGGCTCTTCCGCGCTTCAAAATAACGCTATACTGTCGAACATCGATCTAATGATATTTGCTCACAGCGCTGAGTCCTCGAAAATAAAAAAAGTCGTCTCAATTTTCCGCTctgtgatggaagcagaaaGAATCCTGATCGACTTTGAGATTCCCCTTCACCGAAGACTTCTAGTAACATTTGAATTTGCTAGCCAAGCTGCAGAGTCTGGACCTCCTTTGGACGAAACGGGACATGTGTCAAGCATCTGTGACACGCCAGAGTATTTTTCATCTGACGAGATGTTGCGAAGATTGGCATTCAACGTGCTTACAACTCCGAATAAGATCATCGCAGCCACGACCGGCGGTACTAATAGACTCAAGAGTCTAGAGACGACGGCAGCCAGAAAGCTGTTGACCACGATTCAGCATCTGAGACGGTCCGAAGTTAGTACGGCGGATGAGTTTGTGAATCGCGTAATGTCAGATGGTGGTCGGGGGGAGGGAAAACATCTTGGCTATAAGCCAGGAGGGGAtgtcatgaagaagcttcGTAAGATCTTTCAGGATGTACAAAACACTCCGCTTGAGTGAATCTGACATCGTATGTGTTAGTATTAGTATCGAAAATGTCTTGATGGACCAAAGAACCATTTGGCTATTCCTTTTGTCTTCATATGGTGAACAATTCCTGAGGAGACTGATGGCTGTCCAGCTCTAGCCAAGAATGTCCATTAGGCGCCGTGTAAATATCTCTCCACTGGGCCACTGAAACccacatcaacaagaaaaaaaaagatgtATTCGTAGTTCTTTGCATTGGGCTGGGGTTTGACCAGTTCCCGAACAATATACACCTCAGTTAGCTCAATCCTGCTGCTCTGCTGTCATTCAGGAATGTTATGAGAAAAGAGCCAAGTTATTCAAtagggttcttgagaaggcgATCTCCAAGAAAAAGTGATATGCCACCTGGGAGGGACTTGAGGCTTTGAAGAATGTTAGGTTTTCTTGTGTCTGGGAAACTATTCAGTACATTAATCTTGGCAGAGTTGATGTCCAAGGAACAAGTGACTTGAAGGTGATAGAAT
This region of Fusarium verticillioides 7600 chromosome 3, whole genome shotgun sequence genomic DNA includes:
- a CDS encoding elongation factor 1-gamma, coding for MAFGTLFTRENNCRSTAIRAVAKANDIELNIVEAEKGNATVEHLKANGLGKIPAFIGEDGFALSECIAIAIYITSQNEKTTLLGKTKQDYASILKWMSFFNSEILPSLIAWFGPLKGDAPYNKKNVDDASKASLKAFSVVEEHLIRNTFLVGERITLADLFAAGIAVRGFQYFFDKQWREENPAVTRWFETVRAQPIFAEVAEKVELLETPALTNTPPKKPEQPKKEAKKEAAPAAEAAPAAEEAPAAPKAKHPLEALGRPSFPLDEWKRQYSNIKDHNEAMKYFWENLNFEEYSIWKVDYKYNEELTLTFMSNNLIGGFNNRLEGSRKYIFGCAAVYGENNDSVIQGAFVIRGQEHVPAFDVAPDWESYNFEKLDPSNPEHRQFVSDAWGWEKPITVNGKEYKLADGKVFK
- a CDS encoding elongation factor 1-gamma, which translates into the protein MSFFNSEILPSLIAWFGPLKGDAPYNKKNVDDASKASLKAFSVVEEHLIRNTFLVGERITLADLFAAGIAVRGFQYFFDKQWREENPAVTRWFETVRAQPIFAEVAEKVELLETPALTNTPPKKPEQPKKEAKKEAAPAAEAAPAAEEAPAAPKAKHPLEALGRPSFPLDEWKRQYSNIKDHNEAMKYFWENLNFEEYSIWKVDYKYNEELTLTFMSNNLIGGFNNRLEGSRKYIFGCAAVYGENNDSVIQGAFVIRGQEHVPAFDVAPDWESYNFEKLDPSNPEHRQFVSDAWGWEKPITVNGKEYKLADGKVFK